A segment of the Crassostrea angulata isolate pt1a10 chromosome 10, ASM2561291v2, whole genome shotgun sequence genome:
GAGATCAATTCAAACATGCCACGTTtctgtgtacatgtaaaatagttTCACTCATATTCACAAAACGTACATCTTTCCTTTTTTAACTAATTTTCGTTTCTTTAAATAGTGATTATAAccaatattttatgtaaaattcttTACTGTAACTATTGAGCAGCAGAGTTTGTGGAGGTcttaaataataatgataataaattttTCAGCTCTATCCGGACCCAATTTTTCTTACCTTGAAACTTCATCATGTAGTAAAATCtctgatattaattaaaagcattttaaagtagaaaaagatttacctagaaaaattttcaaaaatattattaactaagaagtaattaattaatgaagaatGCATTGATGTCTATGGGGACAAGCacatttttagaataaaaaaatcaactattaagaataataataaatgcttcGGTGGAAAGATGCATTTCATTATTAGGAATACAAAcactattgaaaataatttttaaactgttATGCATCCAAATTCATTAAATCTGAggctattatggatcggataccttaaaatcacaaaaattcATGAATCAGACATATCCAACCATAAATAAAAAAGTGACTTACCTTGGAAACTCTTTAAATTcaggaatattttaaagattttaaaaaataatcaagattACCACATTAAGAACTCCTAGTGTATGGTGTTGCGTAACAACTACATGTTTAGTTTTATCACATTTTGACctcaaataaagttaaaaatcagtttaattaacTTGGAAATGGTTTCTTGACTGGGATTTGGTAATGAAATAACCAAATGACTTAGTTTGGGTACATTTAAAGTTTTGGATAATGAAAGTTATAATACGTCTTTTCCACTTCTGTATCATTGCTGTGAGTTTTGAAAGTTGAATGTTATAgcttaaatcaattattttatcaAGTTCTACAGAAAAAATGCATTCCTAGAAGAGAGAAAGTAGTTGCCCCCCAGTCTAGCTTCCATCTGGAATGATGGGAGACCTAagcttaaaattgttttgaaccAATACTTTAaactctttaaaacatttaaagaagACAATTATCAGGGACGGGGCTCAGACTTAACTTCTTCTCAAATATATTATGTCCTTAAAATATCtctaaaaagattttttaagttaaaaaaatcacGTGTTCTACTTGCATGCACATCAAGCCAATAACGTCACACAATCCTGTATATTCAATAGTTGGACACTTCTGGATCGGGATATCAGATATAATAAAAGAGGACAGATGGGTTTACTCCTCAGATCTACAGCCGGTCAAAGTTACTGATTTCTATCCTGGGCAACCTAATGAATATACCAGTGCTAACTGTGTAGCACTGCGGAAAATATTCCATGGATACTGGGGCGATTTACCGTGCTCTGaacattttaactttatttgtgAGACCAAGGAAAAGtatgtagattttaataaattttaatataagatGAAATTCATTTGAGGTTTAAGAATGAGTGGTTCAATTTTCCGaggtgaaaaaaatatacagttttgCCTTTTTTACAAGTTGTCTTTATCTAATTTTGATATTAAGTAAAACGCATATATTGATGCTATCCCCTTTTCTTTCAGATCAAATGGGGATGTGCTTGGTTAAAATCTggcaaataaaaacaaatatttatgaattaatagCATTTTTGTACTGAGTCGAgtgttgtatatttatttattccttGGTCTGATCACATCACGTGTTCCTTACGCAAAATGATATCCTTGATTTTGGAGCAAAGCTATGTCAATAAAAGTGATCAACTGCTTCAGACACTCTAAAGTGTGCAGGCAGTGCATGCCACAAGATAACATGAAAACTAGTGTTGCCGTACTCAGCTTTTTAAGAACTATGACATTTGTGGCGGTGCTCTCCTATTAGAATTTTTGAGTTGTGTTTAAGGTAAACCAAACAAATTATTCGTGTTTTATGGTAAAATCATAGATATTTGGCTACCACGGATGTCAAAGAACAGTCTAATATTCATTCAACGAATATGAACTTATATGCTTCAAATAATCAACGATTCCTTGGAAAAGTTTTACGATTTTGTTTGACGCGTTAATTAGAATAAGATAAAGATATTCAATTAATTTGGTATAAATATTGTGCTCCAGGTCTCCTATAGTTACGAAACTACGGAAGCCCGTAAGTGCCACatgatatatataaagaaaactacatatatatataaagaaaatcgtatatttatatatataaagaaaatgatatatatatatatataatgaatacgatatatatataaagaaaactgaatatatataaagaaaatcgtgtatatatatatatatatataaccactgatatatatatatataaagaaaatcgcGATATATAAGCAAGAGTGATATTTATATAAAGCCAAAAAATTCCACTACGTGACCTTCACCGATTGCAGCCTAATGCTGCATATATTTAACAAACTCCGCCTACAGAGGAGAGAGGCCACAAATGCAATTATCGCTCCATGGTCAGCCGATCAAAAGAGAGGTAAAGAATTTATTTGTACTATAGACAATGTGTTAAAAGAAATTGCATGTAACTCTATTGTAACGAAAATATGTTTTactgtttaatatttatatcctTATAACCATCgccttaaaattgtttataaactgTTTAAATTACTAATAGATTGATAGGAGTGTCTGGCTACCCAAAGCACAAAAGTTTATTCCAACAAAAATTGTGCATACCTGCGTGGAATAAGTGGAGGGGTCATAAGGTTACGGgtattttggaaaattcaaaatgatttgaAGAATCTTAAACATCTTGCAGAATAACATCAAAAACATAAGCGATTACACatcctttttttcaaataatttggtTTTAAACTCAAAAACCTCCTTTAATTATATAAGTTCATCGAATACTAGTATGTCAGCTAGAGGTGTCACTTTAATTTCGTTTTACAGTTTtccacattttgtaaaatgtcctCTAACTTATAAATCTATATAAATTTTTGCATGTATAATATCTATGCACTGATAAGAGA
Coding sequences within it:
- the LOC128167357 gene encoding perlucin-like, with the translated sequence MRFFVTLLMLLELYNSGEGCDIGWIRHHTKCYMFSNTTATWAEAESICNAFHTILAEPRSHDESMFLISQSENEVGHFWIGISDIIKEDRWVYSSDLQPVKVTDFYPGQPNEYTSANCVALRKIFHGYWGDLPCSEHFNFICETKEKSNGDVLG